In Leucobacter insecticola, one DNA window encodes the following:
- a CDS encoding metallophosphoesterase, producing the protein MATSSRRAAATLGVAAAGVLAWSTLIERRLFTIRRHTLPILADGAAPLRVLQLSDLHLAPWQTNKINWVRSLAKLRPDLAVLTGDLMGHLQARYALLHALEPLTAAAPTVFVHGSNDYYGPRLKNPLKYLMEPSRLSTREPDIDNAALTSGLVGLGATDLNNSATVLDVRGSRVELFGLNDPHIRYDDVELMRQARAALRAEGSETTSPPVQIGVVHAPYQGPLGELLSDGADLILAGHTHGGQVRVPGVGALTSNCDLPTMQARGLSVWYDAHRAAFLNVSAGLGNSIYAPVRFACRPEASLITLEAARP; encoded by the coding sequence GTGGCGACATCATCCCGCCGCGCTGCGGCCACCCTCGGGGTGGCCGCAGCCGGAGTGCTCGCGTGGTCAACGCTCATCGAGCGGCGCCTCTTCACGATCCGACGCCACACACTGCCGATCCTGGCCGACGGGGCCGCACCACTTCGCGTGCTGCAGCTTTCCGATCTGCATCTCGCGCCGTGGCAGACGAACAAGATCAACTGGGTGCGTTCGCTCGCCAAGCTCAGGCCGGATCTCGCGGTGCTCACCGGAGACCTCATGGGTCACCTGCAGGCGCGTTACGCACTGCTACACGCGCTCGAACCGCTGACTGCCGCAGCCCCGACAGTGTTTGTGCACGGCTCCAACGACTACTACGGGCCGCGGCTGAAGAACCCCCTGAAATATCTGATGGAGCCGAGCCGGCTGAGCACTAGGGAACCCGATATTGACAATGCCGCGTTGACCAGCGGGCTCGTTGGTCTCGGCGCGACCGATCTCAATAACTCCGCCACAGTGCTTGATGTGCGCGGGAGCCGGGTCGAACTCTTTGGCCTGAACGATCCCCATATCCGCTACGACGATGTCGAGCTGATGCGGCAAGCTCGGGCCGCGCTGCGGGCCGAGGGCTCAGAAACAACCTCCCCGCCCGTTCAGATCGGCGTCGTCCACGCCCCCTACCAAGGCCCACTCGGCGAGCTTCTCAGCGACGGTGCCGATCTGATCCTGGCCGGCCACACCCACGGCGGTCAGGTGCGCGTGCCGGGCGTCGGTGCGCTCACCTCGAACTGCGACCTCCCCACGATGCAGGCCCGCGGCTTGAGCGTCTGGTACGACGCCCACCGCGCCGCGTTCTTAAACGTCAGCGCGGGTCTTGGCAACTCCATCTACGCCCCGGTGCGCTTCGCCTGCCGACCCGAGGCCAGTCTGATCACCCTCGAGGCGGCGCGCCCCTAG
- a CDS encoding LuxR C-terminal-related transcriptional regulator — translation MFTQIPTHQETLISRPRLLTMIGIRPGITVIEGLPGAGKTLLATEWAEKHAETSSTYWVNAIGRTTVERVQDLFREIESLGTREPLGTGESVGIVIDNLMVPLDASLRAMVEALLIARPTTQLVICSRWGGTPVSGGSWGQSPVSVIRHEQMCATREENRQFVEQLRGGAEEGLADVMWQQFRGWYLPTKIAIETGGVSGIQQTHQYVTSDLIPNLASPGLVAMFLLARRLRGFTPELLTTLLANHQILRDVTGGASAEDIISSLITCGLLTRSHMSHTFPLWVVPACLEHTAGTQRFTSEEYVRVSESTMRFWSQQNETSAVTAMLLANARDARAWRTLEKIRVREGAALFRQFPRASIEALYGLPASLSRSFPQLWATSHLITAIIDGARAKAVTEVPADVGAGSTGGGPRTGKESSDPVALLLGATDHIARLLRAGRAEAALTEAHATHVRFRKVGRALATPERVMFLAWFEMHWAMAEIHNMNRELGLTILRRARKHARQSQLDLLTVSVTSRLALHCVFVGYTVEAGELLDEVRDSATHLEQVLPEVELETALVSAAQCTTRLDAAGALWHLNCASQFGEEFESWPLLALIKTQHALYYGSPRVMLDELQRLRRKIDQRIENSARSRIILARCGVDLLLSLGETTRAKEILEMMPQGNPFLFVPQARLALIEGEDSAALALAASGKWQESVSRRDQLELAIIEAEAADRVGKPDIARAAYMQAVEMSDAMRVYTPFLTLSDERRAALDALLDEQRRRPFNRPKEARPEVYPSAQSAVALTPRELVVLRALSEEESLALVAQKLSVSVNTVKKQSVSLYRKLGVHSRTEAMAEALRRGIKL, via the coding sequence ATGTTTACACAGATTCCAACCCATCAGGAGACCTTGATTTCAAGGCCGCGCCTACTCACAATGATTGGTATTCGCCCAGGGATCACTGTCATTGAAGGCCTGCCGGGCGCAGGCAAGACGCTGCTCGCCACTGAATGGGCGGAAAAGCACGCCGAAACGAGCAGCACCTACTGGGTCAACGCGATTGGGCGCACCACCGTGGAGCGAGTGCAGGATCTTTTTCGCGAGATTGAATCCTTGGGAACTCGGGAACCGCTGGGCACCGGTGAGTCTGTGGGAATCGTGATCGATAACCTGATGGTTCCCCTCGACGCATCGCTTCGAGCAATGGTCGAGGCCCTGCTCATTGCGCGCCCCACCACGCAGCTTGTCATTTGCTCGCGCTGGGGAGGAACGCCGGTGTCAGGGGGAAGCTGGGGACAGAGCCCCGTCTCGGTGATTCGGCATGAACAGATGTGCGCCACACGCGAGGAGAACCGGCAGTTCGTTGAGCAGCTCAGGGGAGGGGCTGAAGAGGGGCTGGCCGACGTCATGTGGCAGCAGTTTCGCGGGTGGTATCTCCCCACAAAGATCGCGATTGAGACGGGCGGAGTGTCAGGAATCCAGCAGACACATCAGTACGTCACCTCAGACCTGATCCCGAATCTCGCCTCGCCCGGACTGGTCGCGATGTTTCTGCTCGCACGCCGGCTTCGCGGATTCACCCCTGAACTCTTGACTACATTGCTTGCGAACCATCAGATCCTTAGGGATGTGACCGGGGGAGCGAGCGCAGAAGACATTATTTCTTCGTTGATTACGTGCGGTCTCCTCACGCGGAGCCACATGTCTCACACCTTCCCGCTCTGGGTCGTTCCCGCCTGCCTCGAACACACCGCTGGCACGCAGCGTTTCACGAGCGAAGAGTACGTCAGGGTGAGTGAGTCGACGATGCGGTTTTGGTCGCAGCAGAATGAGACCTCCGCCGTCACGGCAATGCTTCTCGCGAACGCGCGAGACGCGCGGGCGTGGCGTACGCTCGAAAAAATTCGGGTCAGGGAGGGGGCGGCGCTGTTTCGTCAATTCCCGCGTGCCTCCATTGAAGCGCTGTATGGTCTCCCGGCTTCCCTGTCTCGTTCCTTTCCGCAGTTATGGGCCACCAGCCACCTCATCACCGCGATCATCGATGGCGCGCGGGCGAAGGCCGTTACTGAGGTACCAGCCGATGTTGGCGCAGGATCCACCGGGGGTGGGCCGCGAACGGGGAAGGAGAGTTCTGATCCCGTAGCGCTTCTCCTCGGCGCTACCGACCATATTGCGAGGCTCCTACGGGCCGGTCGTGCCGAAGCCGCGCTCACCGAAGCGCACGCGACGCATGTGCGTTTTCGGAAGGTGGGGCGGGCGCTCGCCACGCCCGAGCGGGTCATGTTTCTTGCCTGGTTTGAAATGCACTGGGCGATGGCTGAAATACACAATATGAATCGAGAACTCGGGCTGACCATCTTGCGTCGTGCCCGCAAGCATGCGCGGCAATCTCAGCTTGACCTATTGACGGTATCTGTGACCTCGCGGTTGGCGCTCCACTGCGTCTTTGTGGGCTACACCGTCGAAGCTGGTGAACTCCTTGACGAAGTGCGAGACAGCGCGACACACTTGGAGCAGGTGCTTCCAGAAGTTGAACTCGAGACCGCCCTGGTGTCGGCGGCGCAGTGCACAACTCGACTCGATGCTGCCGGCGCACTCTGGCACTTGAACTGTGCGTCTCAGTTCGGGGAAGAGTTTGAATCTTGGCCGTTGCTGGCTCTCATCAAGACCCAGCACGCCCTTTACTACGGCAGCCCCCGGGTGATGCTGGACGAACTGCAACGTCTGCGGCGGAAGATTGATCAGCGGATTGAAAACTCCGCGCGAAGCAGAATTATCCTCGCGCGGTGCGGGGTCGATCTGCTGTTGAGCCTTGGCGAGACAACCCGGGCAAAAGAGATCCTCGAAATGATGCCGCAGGGGAACCCTTTCCTCTTCGTTCCTCAAGCGCGACTTGCGTTGATTGAAGGCGAAGATTCCGCGGCGCTCGCGCTCGCAGCTTCAGGCAAATGGCAGGAGTCCGTGTCGCGGCGAGATCAGCTCGAGCTTGCCATCATCGAGGCCGAAGCTGCAGACCGCGTCGGCAAGCCCGACATTGCACGGGCTGCCTATATGCAAGCTGTTGAAATGTCAGACGCGATGCGCGTATATACGCCGTTTCTCACCCTTTCCGACGAGCGCAGAGCGGCGCTCGATGCGTTGCTTGACGAGCAGCGACGACGGCCATTCAACCGTCCGAAGGAGGCAAGGCCGGAGGTGTATCCCAGCGCGCAGAGCGCAGTGGCGCTGACCCCTCGAGAACTCGTGGTCTTGCGGGCCTTGAGTGAAGAAGAAAGCCTTGCTCTGGTCGCCCAGAAGCTGTCAGTGTCGGTGAATACGGTGAAGAAGCAGAGCGTTTCCTTGTATCGGAAGCTTGGTGTTCATTCACGTACCGAAGCGATGGCCGAAGCTTTGCGCAGAGGCATCAAGCTCTAG